TTTAagctcttttctctctcatttctttacagTCGTCTTTTCCTCCATGACTTCACTGCAGAAAGAGGAGTTTTTTGACCTGGTGGCCACTGCACAAGGACGGCGGCTCGAGGACCAGAGGGCACAGCTTGGAAGGTCTTCACCGCCAAAAACAAAGACCAGAAGTGTCAGAGGGAGCATAAGACAACTGTCCCTGTCTGTGAAAAAGCCTGCACCAGTTCCTGCGCCCAAAGATGATCTGTACGATATGATTCTAACCACACAAGTAAGCAATGAGCTTGTTTGTTTAGATGTGTTTGTCGTGAGCTGAGgtgttttctgctttgtttctgaGAAGAAAAGTTAGTTTCTCACTAATGCGAGAAAGAGTGTTGGCAGCAAACCTTTTACCTACTTTCACTGCATTGCTTTCATTTTCACAATTTGTTTTGACCCACAGGCTCAGGGCAGGCTAGAGGACCAGCGCAGCAGGGCTCCAGGTCCCATGGATGATGAGGACTTCTTCTCCCTCCTCCTGAGGGTCCAGGGGGGACGCATGGATGAGCAGAGGACCGAACTACCATGCTTGCTGCAAACCTGAGATGGAATAAAACCCAAAAGTGTGGGGCTGCTGTGTGTGCCAACTGCCAATGTAGCCTCCCTGCTTAAGTTTCTATTTAAAGAGGACTTCTTTTTAACCCCAAAATGCTTTGTGTTGGGGGTTGGGGTGGAATTGCTGTATCTCCTAATAGTGTTAAAGTTGTCAAAATTGGAGCAAAAACGCTAATGTTTGAGCAACAGTGCTGTTAATGTAAATTAGGAGAGTTCATGATGAGAAGTTTACTTTTAGTTAATTTTTTCCAGTAACCAGGATCAGTAGATATGTGATTTCTCTGCTCTGGAATTATTCCATTGTATTGAATGTCTGCAATGAGCTCTTGAAtggttgctgtgtgtgtgcgcgtgtcctAATTGTAGAGGAGGCAGTCTGCTGAATTCTATTGTTGTCGTTATTTGTACAGATCTAATGTAGCACAACAGAAATAACAGTGAGCTCCAAGTTCAGGAAGTGCTGGGACTAGTTctccaaaataaatcaaatgcatCCTGGAGAGTGTATTCTTTAATTTTCCTTATGTCTGTACATATAAATCTTGTAGTAGCCTGTAACTACAGGCATTTTGCTTGTGACACAGGGATGCATAAGACCTGTTCTGCTATCTTCATCATTAGGCATCATTTGCTGTTCTAGTTCACATTCCCACAACTTTGTGATAAtgtttaatctttaaaaaatcCCCCTCCGCacataaaacactcacatatGAATAGATGAGCCTTTTAGGGAACAGGCGAGGCTAAGATAAAGCTGTTAATTTTTTACAGACTTCATAGTCTGAAAACAGGTGTTATCGCAGTGTTCCTGAATTTCTCTTTAATAATGTGACGTAACCTCAAAGGAAATCAGTAGTTACTCTTTGAACAGTGTTCTAGATGTATGTAACATTTTCTTCAgtctatgcaaaaaaaaaaaagttaacagaTAATCACTAACCAGCTGTAATGGCTACTTTCAATTTAAAATGTCCCCCAAAATTTCATGTAACTCTAATAACAAGAATCAGTCAACTAGGGTTAACATAAAAACACCAGTTGTGAAGTTAATTGTTAACACTGCTTCAGTGTATTTGCTTTAAAACAGAGCATTGTAGTCACTGCAACCCGTGGTCACTTTCTGTAGTGCTACAGGCAATAATCAGGGCCACTTTGAATGGGGCTCTTAGAGCAATACTGTTTAGTCCACTCAGCTCAGAGGACAGCTTTCTGAGGAAGCCCTCGTTGATCAAGGCAGCATAGAGTTGACAAGAGGATGCTGTGTCACTTCCTTAAACAGTATAGAGTTATATAAGATGAGACAGGGTTGTAGGGGGAACTGAAGAAGAAAGCATAAATActgcatttaaatatatatatactcatatacatatgtgtgtgtgtgtgtgtgtgtgtgtgtagccacACTTTTCACCTAAATTGTGaaagagtaaaacaggaagaaacaacaGAAGTTCATCTTACCAAATTCAAGTTCCACTTTTAAGATGAGTGTATGTTTATAGGGTTGAGCCGAACATGTTGTATCCCTTCCCCCGTTGTTAGACAGATTACTGGCTGCTTATCAAAGACCATACAGGAAGGAAGATATATTTGCCATAATATTCATGGAACCCAGGTGATTTAGAAGTCCTTCTGGGCTCCAACAGATTCAGGAACGTCTTTAAAAACTACAGTTATGCAACTAAGTTTTAAACTAATATTCAAGgggaaaaatactgaaaatgtctttttaaagtaGGGGGAAAGTTCAATCTGCTTCTGTTATAAGAAGTctaattattatattatattatattatattatattatattatattatattatattatattatgaaaGGTGTTTGTAATAGCCGCTTTTCAGGGTAGTACCGCCTACCAGTTGACGTCATCAACCACATGACTTCATGAAACTAGGACTTTTTGAGAAGGATAAGTTTCGAAGTTTTGGAGCACTTAAAACAGTCTTCACGCCTAAACCGTGAGAGCTATTTAGGATTAAttggattttatttctttagtgCGATAATTTCCCTGTAATGTAATGTCTGCCGTTGGTAGCGATCGCTCCGTTGTCTTTGTCATACGTCATTGTCTCCTCCCGGAGCTTTCGGCCGAGATCAAAACAAGCACGTACCAGTCCCTGTAGGAAACACTTGTAGGCTGGGATGTACTCGAAGAAGACGAAACTTGAGGCCACAGCCGATCTTCgtgcagcaaaataaaacaagacttTATTGAGAACATACGTGAGGGTATGTTGACTCAAACTTATACTGCACTTTTCTATCGCAGTTATCTGTAACCGCTAACGATTCCAGCGACTGAGTGACTTGTGCTTTGATTTATAGGATCAAACCATAAGTATTATTAGATTTAGCTGAAGATAAATATTAGTTAAatgttttcatattaaaatcattgtttctgtttttatacaGTATTTTTGTAGTCAGGAGCTTTAGTTTTTACGGTAATactaaatgtttcttttcattcattttccaaCAAGTCACAAGATGAGGTTAAAACTTACCGATGATAGTGTATAGCCACTAATGCATGggtatgaaaaatataaaaataaataaataaataaacccttCAGTGGCTGGACATTTTTCTGCTTATACTTTAATATTTCTACTCCAACAAAAAAGACTTGACACTGTTTTATTGGTACTTTTACTTGAGAATACTGAAACTCTTAACGAAGGAGTCATTattggtaaaaagaaaaaatgagctTCAACCAAATATTTTGAACGTGAACTCATCATTTAATTTCctaacacatatacacatatttaACCGTAGTTATTAATATCTCTGTCTCTTGTTCTTAGATGCTTCTGTCCCTGTCCGTGCTGATCCTCTACGTGCCGTTAGAGGGCAGCAGCTCACCAATCAGTTGCTACAATGACCAAGGAGATGCTGTTGATTGGTAATTCATTGATAACAATTCCTGAGAAATCACGTACAAAAGTCCtccttatttgtttgttttaacctaGATGTATTattctgattaaacagaagcaaTATTTTCAATAACAGTTTAGCATTTACAGACATGCACCAATATAAGCAGTTCTTACATGTACAGcctttctgtctgtgtctctgtttgaTTTAGGTTCTATATATACAAACTTCCCAAAGAGCATGGCAGTAAGTCTCCTGAACAAGGTGAGATGTATTTGCTTTTGGACCAAGGAAGTGAAGGATGGACTAAAGGGAAGGGGACAGTGAATGACACCACGAGCGCCCTGGGCAGGACGGTCGGACAGCTGTACACGCAGGGGAAGGTTTGTTTCCAtcaggtttcttttttctgctacAAATGTGGAACTGAGTacaaagtttaaaaactgtAAGCTCAGTTTCATTTGGAAAAACACCCAAGTGAAAGCAAGTGTTCTTCAAAATGTGATTATCATACTCTTTTAAGTTCCttattattaattcatttaGTATATTCACAATTAATgctaaaaggcaaaaaaacgTCAGCTGTTTTAAGATGAGTGGACCTTCAGTTTATATTTGACCCCAAAAATGATGTCATGTTTTAGAAATACTGATTTGTCACAAGATAAAATGTAATATTCTCCTAAAACCATGTATAATAAAGTTGAGTTGAACTTCCAATTCTTACGACtcacaaaacttaaaatacatttttgtttatcaCAATAGCCAAAAGTGACAGACAGTGCTGGTGCATCGACTTCTGTTAACTGCAGTAACTCTTTGCTTTAACTACATGCAGAGCAGTTATGCTTACGTGCAGATTTTAGTCCTAGAAAACCACTGAGCTTAGGGTATTtaaatttttcctgcttcttcttTGTGACCCCAGTCACAAGACTTCTTGTTTCACCAACATGATATGCAATAATAAGCATTTTTTTCATAGACATCTGCTATATCCAGTTGACATTGTTAGATCAGAGGAACAAACATAtaatgagaagtgaaactgcaTCTGTTCATTCAGGTGATCTGTCTTTCTGGCCGGTGATTGTGCAACTAGGAGGCAGAAAAGGTCATTTACTAATTGAAAACTTGATAGATTCATCAAAACATATGAGAGAGTTTGTGGATACGATTCTGAATCAAAAATTACTGGATGCAACCATCTGTGCGTAATTGTATTGGTTAACATCACTGTGATGGATGTCAGTGTgtgccattttatttatttgtttgtttgttttcttttgaggtgaaaacatttgtttctacatTTTCTATGATCGGTGAGTACACATGCATGAAGCTACAGttaaaaacctttttgtttttgtttttttacagaataCAGACATTGCATACATCCTTTACAATGACCAGAAGCCACACGAGGACTCGTCTGGTGACAGATGGGTTCATAACAGTGAGAGCAGAGGGGGTCACACGAAAGGTGAGCTCTCTGATTGTCCCAAGACTGCAGAAAGTTTCGAGCTTTGTTTTCCAAAATTTTGGAATAGTATGAAAAAAATGAGATGAGTAGGGGGCACTACTCCACACCAAAATGAGCCAgttgaggtgttccgggcatgtcctaAGAGGAGGAGAATCTGGGGTAGGCCTGAGACTTGCTAGATAGATTATATCTCTTGATTAGCTTGTGAACATGTTGGTAGTCCCCCTGGATAACGTGGTCAGGGAGAGAGACATCTGGGCGTCTAAGCTTAGACTGGTCCACGACCATCagcgtaactttgtgctgaacattgggaGGTGGGGGTGTAAAGATCTccgtctaaataaataaataaatctgcgtaaattcccagatgattaaacatgcaactattttgctggtaatacctgaaacgagtaaagaaaatcaacagcttttttatgcaagataattcataattttattggggggggttatattggttgggtctgattattggggggggggtcataacccccctaACCCCCCTGGAAATTATGCCCCTGTCCACAACCTGGTCGTGGATAAAGAGCGAATGGATGGAAAAAGCaaaattttttaaatcaacgTTAAATAAAAGAAGCATAAAGACAACCTATCACATGTTCAAGCTCCTCTTTTTACTTACATGAAAAGTATACAGTATGTTCATTAGAAATTTGATACTAGGAAGATTTAAAAACTCTGCAacaagggcaaaaaaaaagtctggcaAAGATTTGTTATAGtaataaaaacatgttgaaaCATCTCATTATTAACCTCACGTTCTTCTTTCATCATTTATATGTTCTAATTCTACTTATTAAAAAAGAAGTGCAGATTAATGCGCATTACTTACATTTCCTCTGATGCGTAAAAACAAATGAGCAtagataaatatattttgttttcacttgAATGTCCACGTTAACCATCTTCAGGGAAAACGTCTGATGTATTTTTCTTACTATTTTAATATCTCTGCTCCTCAGGTGTTGTGCTGCTGGATAAAAATCAGGGTTTCTGGTTGGTCCACAGCACCCCTCAGTTTCCTCCTGTTCAACAGGCAGGGGAGTATTATTACCCCAGCAGCGGGGAGAATAATGGGCAAAACTTCATCTGTGTTACATACCCGCTCGACCATTTCCAGACCATCGGTAAGACTGGAGCCATGCCATGTGGCCTCTTAGCGAAGAAAGAGTTGATATAAAAATGCAGTTAACACTTAATGAGGATGTTTAAATGGATGATGGTATTAGATTGCAATCACAGTATGAGTGCTGGGAGGAGAAGGTCCAGACAGCTAATGACGATTCATATTCTGTTCCCTGTCTGCAGTTATGTTGGTCTGACTAAATATGCTTTAATTAACAAGGAACTGAAGAGTTTCTTTTCAATCTCATATCTTTATTAGGGTAATATTTTTGCTTGGTAGTTAAAAAGTCAAGCTGTTGTAGCCTGTGGTAGTATTTTGTGAGAGATTACGAATAAGAAGTTCATGTTTATGTAGTTTACTGTATCAGCCAAACATCTTAACCATGTTAACTTAAGGCCTGCAGACCAAACTGGGGCTCACAGAAGCTGTTGGATGTTCTGCCAACCAATTTCTAATATACTAAATAAAATAGAGATAAAAAGAGATTCCATTTCGGTTTAATGTAATCTCAGCTACGAGGCAGCTGTTAAATAGAgtaaaatatgtatttgcaaAGTTTTTGTAAGTTTCTTATAGTCCCAGTAGTCTGGCTTCTCTAAGTCACCCCCTTCCCTCCCACtatggctcaggaggtagaatGGGCCGTCTACCAATCAGAAGGTTGAAGGATTGATTTCCCAGCTATTCCAGCTTACATGTCGAAGTAGCCTTGGACAAGATGCTACACCCCAAGTCACCCTATGCATCCACTGTGTGAATGTTATACAAAGTTCTTAGGTATAGAAATATAGcttatatgaatgtgtgtgtgatttggtGAAAGAGGCTTTTTGTAAAAAggactttgagtgctcagttagAACAGAAAAGCATTATACGAATACCAGTccattaacaaaagaaaaaaaagaaaaagtaaaaagacaaCCATGCAAAGTGTTTTGGTTTAATGCTATTTTATATTTGTCCACATAAAGGACGACCTGCTCTATTCATCTCCAGCTCCGCTTTTATTCTTGAACCCTACAAAAGTAGTTTTGCATCATTCACAGTTGAAAATAATCAGTATTTGTCTCATACTTTGACTTTAGTGAGATTTCTCAGTTTATCCTCCTTATGAGTTAagctctcttcctctttcttttaaaacaacttAGTTTGCTTGCTGTTTGGGCTTCTGTCCTCTCAGTGACAAAATCCAGGTAgtcaagaattaaaaaaaaaaaaagcctgattGACACTGAATCTTTATCGCAGTCTGAACTAGTTTTTTTCCCCGTTTTTTCTCTCACAGAGCTTATTTGATTACGATTAATATGAACATCCTCACTGGAACTCTGTCTGTTGGACTGAAAACAAGGAAAGTAAAAAGCAACCAGTCAATATCGTGCAATTTTTTCAAACTATAAAGCATATTTTCATTGTTAGTCTTACATATAAGACAACTTTTATACTCTCTTTGTCACAATCCAGTTAACGGACTATGACAAAGAACAGGAGACAAGGTGAGCTGGTAACTTGGTAGACACAACTGATTTACAAAAGCACAGCTAAATTTAGACATGCTTGTCTGCGGGTCAGTCGTGTAGTGTAGACTATGTATGGATGAATGGCAGAGAAATCCAAGGATCACACTGAGATCACACCACAGAGTGACTGCGGAAAGAAGGGAGCTTTTATAGGTGAACACGCAGGTATAGCTCATGCTGCCATTTACTCCCCTGTCAGCTCTTACAGGACAAAGCAGAGCACAAACCAGAACAAAATGGAGACATCTAGTGCCGGGATGGCCGAGGGTCATCCATCACAAGATAGGTTAAGAAAGTCCTTCCCCAGGAATGTTTGAGCATACAGTACTTCTTTTTCTGCGTTGCGATGAATTTTTATCCTgtaattttgcctctttttttaaacagatcaTGGTTGCTattgtttatttaaagaaaaagacaaaaatcggGCCTCCATCAACAGTTAGTAATGATTTCCCTCTGTGTTCTCTTTTGTTTAAGGTCGCCTAAACAGTAAATGTCCATGTGGTGCTCAAAAATACTGCTGATTTATGCCGGTATATGTTACACACTAATAATGAAAACTTCTTAAGCACATTTAATCACTAATCTGTGTCAGTAtctacaattattattattccccGTAGAAGATGATTCAAGTATCGTCTGGTGCTTAATAATCGACTCAGGTATtgacacaacaaaaacagcctgAACTGAGATAATCAGCATAAACAGGTGTCATCACCATGTCACCCGGCTGCCTCTGCAGTTCCCTGGCAGACCCAGCAGTTGGCACAGTTGCTATGGCAGTGCCTGGGGTAATGTAATTAAACTGAGGTATGTAACCATAGAGATACTGGCCCTCACGCTCTAGCAGGGATTTGCTTTATCAGATTCTCGTCTCTCTAGCTGACATGCTGAGAGTGTCAGAGTGTTCAGTCTGCAGGGTTAAACAGCAGAAGGTGAGCACAGCCTCatcgtgtttttattttaaagcacctTGCAGCGTTCATTTGCACATAAATTTGGAGAAATGGAGATTTCATACTACTGTctataatgtttttattatgttgtcaGAATAATTTTCCTGTTAATGCTTTAATTAAGCTACTTACTTGTTTTTTATTCAAAGCACTGCTTATGTTTCagtttgtgctaaaacattaaGTATTTAAGTCATTTATCAGTTGTCACAAACGTATTTTCTTCATTAAGCCAGGATGCCAATATCAGCTGGCATATGTGGGCAATTGGCCTCAAACCAGAGTATTAGGCAAATAAAAGTCTGTTCTGCAGCCTGTGCCAGATGAAGGTGTGTCAGGGGATTCATCGTGAGAGTCGTTTGAATGTCAAGACGTTTTAATTAAAACCAAAAATGTCATCCTCATGGTGACAGGACGAAAAGTCAGAGGATTACCAAACTCAGAAGAACTCATCCTCTGAATGCTATTAATATCTCACCAGAAATGCATAGAAACTGCAGATAGTTGTGAAAGAATTTCAGTCCAGAGTAGTCGACCAATTGGTAGACATCGCCATTACGTAGCTTTTATGggtaaaaatgacattttcagccTCGCTTATGCATGAATGTATATAAAGAGAATAgaattgaagtttttttttccaattttcacGTTCTTCAGTGCTGCAGTATGCACTGCTTTGGTTTATATTTTGAAAGGAGCGAGCAAGATTTTATTTTCCGTTTTACTTTTGtgttgctttaatttaaaattcagttaaaaGTAAAGCCAGAGCAATACTTAAACCGGAGGCTGACGAAAAGAATTTTTAATAACAACCTGCTTAACTCTGCATGATGGCGGTTCTCTGCTACATGTGCTGCAGACAGCGCTGAGCATAAGCAATAATGTATAAATAACAACTAAGTGAAAGCTGCGATGCTCAACAAACTATGCAGTGACACAATTTCTAATTTACCCCAATAATCTTTATTCCTGCGAAATGTTCTGtgtgcacaaataaaacaaacaaaatgtctcAGTGTTTAAACTTAGACATTTTACTGTTTCATGgaaaatattagctcattttgtTATGGGGGCCataaaaggctggaaaagtaagtggatctaaaaagaaacagcttgtGGAACATGCTAGTGACATTATTGGGGTATAAAACGAGCATCTTAGAGAAGCAGAGGTTTGCCAATCTGTTAAAAGTACATCTAcaaattgtggaacaatttcagaataTTGTTCCTCAAAGGAAAATTGCAAGTACTTTGGATAGCTCATCATCTACAAAACATAATATCATGGAACGATTCCAAGAATCTGTAGAAATTTGCGCAAGGAACAACAAAATCAGTATTGTGGGCCCCCAGGCAGCACTCCATTACAATCAGGCAAGAGTCTGTCATAGATATCACTGCACTGGCTTAACAACAGTGCCAGAAATCATTGTCTGTGAATACATTTTATTGTGACATCTACAAGTGCAAAGATCCAGAAGCCCCTCCATTTTCtcacagctcatttaaaatagactgaaacaaagtggaaaactgttctctGAAGAAGTCTCTCAAAAAGTGCTGCGACTGGTCTTCTCAGTTCCcgggtgtttgtttgttgtaacCTTGTTACAAGAACAGGGAATGCTACACAGTAATAAACACAGCCCTGTCTCAGCTCTGTTGGAATTAAAGTTGTATGTATTGGTCTGGTGTGACATAAACGGAGATCTGATTATGGTTTTAACTTGCTTTACGTCAGGCatcaaacaggaagaaactttaaAGTTATTCCTGAATTGTATGTACAGTTAGATTATACCTTAGTTATATGTTACCGTGCACAGTGTTCCAGTGCAGGTCCGTCAAATGGCTTTGAACCAGTGTCACCAGTACAgtgctttttatttgctttactTAAAGGATGATGTTATTATAGGGTGTGGTTTTCTTtaaatctaattacttttgcaCCACAGGAGAACAGCTGGAGATCAATCAACCTAATGTGTATGACTGCAGCATCCCAGAGTCTTTGGCATCCCAGGTGCCTTCGCTCGCTGCTCTTTGTGGCAAAAGAAATCGGAAATATGAATTCTTTCCACATGCCAAACCTGTGTCCAATCGCAGCGTGACACTCACCTCAAAGGGTGGGACAAACTTCATCAGCTTTGCCAAAGGAGCCTCTTTTGACAACGGTACAACTTAATCGAAATGATGTCTTTTCTAAGCCTAAcccttttctgtctttgtgaccCTGAATATTTTTAGAGCATTCGTACAGTTTACTtgcaataaaaaatgtaaaaaaaaacaaaacaccctcATCCATCTTGTGTCCCCTTCATCAGATCTGTATCATGCGTGGGTGGCCCCAACCCTCCAGTCAGACCTCTTGGTCCAGTTCTGGATTCGCTCCACGGGCATCCTTTCTTCCGACTGCTCGGATGACTGGAAGGTCCTGAACATCAAGCTCCTCAACCCTGGGCAGACGTTCTCCTTCAAGACCAGCCAGGACCACTCCAAATGGGCGGTGAGCCCCAGTGAGACTGGGGCTGGTGGAGGCTGGGTGTGTGTCGGGGACATAAATCGAGATGAGGCTGAGGAGAAGCGGGGTGGAGGCACAGTGTGTCATCGTGATCCGGTGGTGTGGAAGGCTTACCGAACAGCGGCCTTGGACTGTGAGGACTGTCAAGGAAAAACAGTCCAGTGCTGAGAGTCTGGAGGAGCCAGATGTGTCAACTTGGACATGATGAGTCATGAGGGTGAAAAAATATAACGCGAACAGGGTTTTATGTGGATTTATTTGTTACAGATTTCTGTTCACATCTAGTGAAATCTATGTGAAATATTTAGCCTTTAACATTTAGACAATTTCAGTTTTTTAGTTTAAACACATTCCTGCCAGACGTTTTACACTAATCTAGTGATCAGTAGATGACAGTAAGATGCCAATAAACAGCAATGCAATATTTCAATCAGTCCATAGAGTCTCATCTTCAAATAATTACTATTTAGCAGTAAATAGTAATGACTTTCAAGTATGT
The DNA window shown above is from Astatotilapia calliptera chromosome 11, fAstCal1.2, whole genome shotgun sequence and carries:
- the dnase2 gene encoding deoxyribonuclease-2-alpha translates to MLLSLSVLILYVPLEGSSSPISCYNDQGDAVDWFYIYKLPKEHGSKSPEQGEMYLLLDQGSEGWTKGKGTVNDTTSALGRTVGQLYTQGKNTDIAYILYNDQKPHEDSSGDRWVHNSESRGGHTKGVVLLDKNQGFWLVHSTPQFPPVQQAGEYYYPSSGENNGQNFICVTYPLDHFQTIGEQLEINQPNVYDCSIPESLASQVPSLAALCGKRNRKYEFFPHAKPVSNRSVTLTSKGGTNFISFAKGASFDNDLYHAWVAPTLQSDLLVQFWIRSTGILSSDCSDDWKVLNIKLLNPGQTFSFKTSQDHSKWAVSPSETGAGGGWVCVGDINRDEAEEKRGGGTVCHRDPVVWKAYRTAALDCEDCQGKTVQC